Proteins encoded together in one Chitinispirillales bacterium ANBcel5 window:
- a CDS encoding transglycosylase SLT domain-containing protein has protein sequence MKAKIGFITILLLSLSVFSAFLPEPVSWSGISHIREGRFEQALEEAKKDSLVADSSFHFFKKGILYANMNNFEKALEHLEFVVSQDGDLVPLAHELIATIKAEKGDVESALTSYGAVLSYSLPERFRFQVFEQVHKLVSQDSLKSDESWFRDYKAWASEYEKVDAEKFRNRYLSLADKEKWEELNTLINSSLPNLSNREVCRLIADLFVGEGSINSELSTELIFSLAQRAHRCQSHATADRLLSDARKRSDFTDVVSGSQALRLEADIAYSRAQYQRSADLYSQYDRRFGNKSEIIMQIARSHRRLGDHQTANRWYDRHLELYPASASSGEILWLRAWQSEEANDFAKAASYYRRIISRSSGRRVHESHIRLALTHYRVGEYESALSVLRTFQRQFPSSTMRWAAMFWQGKNLLALDLDEEASKVFRDLIRLDPADYYAHRARQILDEQGEVVSDLTFHPAADFEDVRTWLDKISPSGKKTLSREDSTNLRLGAMLIMMGRAEDAVHFLREMEVNYHRNLSLQFELATMFSMGGAEAQAFSVARRLAWRIPVEHREKLPVAVYNIMYPAFFSDRIVEYSEYFDVDPLLVSAVMRQESIFDYQIVSPAGAIGLMQIMPATGELIAGNLEEEFEVDYLYNPDLNIRFGTYYIRKRLNDFDNSIPLMLASYNAGPNNARRWKNRSGDSEYDLFIEDIGFTETRNYIKKVLGNYWTYQQLVQAPEYLYSGFITE, from the coding sequence TTGAAAGCAAAAATTGGGTTTATTACGATACTATTATTGTCTTTGAGTGTTTTCTCTGCCTTTTTGCCAGAACCGGTTAGCTGGAGCGGCATATCACATATCAGAGAAGGAAGGTTTGAGCAGGCACTTGAGGAGGCCAAAAAAGACAGTTTGGTTGCGGACTCATCTTTTCACTTTTTCAAAAAAGGGATACTTTATGCTAACATGAATAATTTTGAGAAGGCATTAGAACATCTTGAGTTTGTGGTATCCCAGGATGGTGATTTGGTGCCACTTGCACATGAGCTGATTGCAACTATCAAAGCAGAAAAAGGGGATGTAGAGTCTGCGCTGACCTCTTACGGAGCAGTATTAAGCTATTCACTGCCGGAGCGGTTTCGGTTTCAGGTGTTTGAACAGGTACATAAATTAGTTAGCCAGGATTCCTTAAAGTCTGATGAATCTTGGTTTCGTGACTATAAGGCCTGGGCATCAGAGTACGAAAAAGTAGATGCTGAAAAGTTTAGAAATAGATATCTTTCGTTAGCAGATAAGGAAAAATGGGAAGAACTAAACACTCTGATTAATTCCTCATTACCTAATCTAAGTAATCGGGAAGTATGCAGGCTAATAGCCGATCTGTTTGTGGGTGAGGGGAGTATTAACTCAGAATTATCTACAGAGCTTATATTCTCATTGGCTCAAAGGGCTCACCGCTGCCAAAGTCATGCTACAGCAGATCGTCTGCTCTCAGATGCACGCAAACGGAGCGATTTTACGGATGTTGTTTCAGGGTCTCAGGCTTTACGTCTGGAGGCAGATATCGCCTACTCAAGAGCCCAGTACCAACGCTCTGCAGATCTCTATTCTCAATACGACAGGCGCTTTGGCAACAAATCTGAAATAATAATGCAGATTGCCCGTTCTCATCGGCGCTTGGGTGATCACCAGACCGCTAATCGCTGGTATGACCGCCACCTTGAGCTTTATCCGGCAAGCGCAAGCTCCGGGGAGATCCTTTGGTTAAGAGCCTGGCAGAGCGAAGAAGCAAATGATTTTGCCAAAGCTGCATCTTATTACAGGAGAATAATTTCCAGATCAAGTGGCAGAAGGGTTCATGAGTCACATATCCGTCTTGCCTTGACTCATTATCGTGTGGGAGAGTATGAAAGCGCACTCTCAGTTTTAAGAACTTTTCAGCGTCAGTTTCCCTCCTCAACAATGCGCTGGGCCGCTATGTTTTGGCAGGGTAAAAACCTACTTGCCTTAGATCTTGATGAAGAGGCATCAAAAGTATTTAGAGATTTAATCAGGCTTGATCCTGCCGACTATTATGCTCACAGAGCTCGTCAGATATTAGATGAGCAAGGGGAGGTAGTAAGTGATTTAACGTTTCACCCTGCTGCTGACTTTGAAGATGTGCGAACATGGCTTGATAAGATATCGCCTTCCGGGAAAAAAACACTGTCCAGGGAAGATAGCACCAATTTGCGTCTGGGTGCTATGCTAATAATGATGGGGCGGGCAGAGGATGCAGTTCATTTTCTAAGGGAGATGGAGGTTAACTATCATAGAAACCTGAGTCTGCAGTTTGAGTTGGCTACTATGTTTTCGATGGGCGGTGCTGAGGCTCAGGCTTTTAGTGTAGCAAGAAGGCTTGCCTGGCGTATCCCGGTGGAGCACAGAGAAAAATTACCCGTAGCGGTATATAATATAATGTACCCTGCCTTTTTCTCCGATAGGATTGTTGAATATTCAGAGTATTTTGATGTTGATCCCTTACTGGTGAGCGCTGTGATGCGTCAGGAGAGTATCTTTGACTATCAAATTGTTTCACCTGCCGGTGCAATTGGGTTAATGCAGATTATGCCGGCAACAGGGGAGTTAATAGCGGGTAATCTTGAGGAAGAGTTTGAAGTGGATTACCTGTACAATCCTGATTTAAACATACGCTTTGGCACCTATTATATCAGAAAACGTCTAAATGACTTTGATAACAGTATCCCTCTTATGCTCGCTTCTTATAATGCTGGGCCAAATAATGCCAGGAGGTGGAAAAATCGCAGCGGAGATTCAGAGTACGATCTTTTCATTGAGGATATAGGATTTACCGAGACAAGAAATTATATCAAAAAGGTTCTTGGTAATTACTGGACGTACCAACAACTGGTCCAGGCACCTGAATACCTCTACTCTGGATTTATAACTGAATGA
- a CDS encoding inositol-3-phosphate synthase, which produces MERIKVAVVGVGNCVSSLLQGIEYYRQKSAEEAIGLMHWDIGGYTPDSIEVVAAFDIDKRKVGLDINDAIFAKPNCTTVFCPDMPKTGVKVQMGAVLDGYSQHMKNYDENDTFVLSDSPQKDCDAVVKSLKDSGAEIMLNYLPVGSEEATRFYAQCALDAKVAFVNNIPVFIASDPVWAKKFEQHNLPLIGDDIKAQLGATITHRTLTDLFKKRGVKLERTYQLNTGGNTDFLNMLNKNRLKSKKKSKTEAVQAVTAQRLEDRDIHVGPSDYVPWQNDQKICFIRMEGKLFGDVPMNMELRLSVEDSPNSAGVAIDSIRCCKLALNAGLGGVLYPPSSYFCKHPPRQCTDEEAHRRVEEFIKEYSVQPVESIKA; this is translated from the coding sequence ATGGAAAGAATCAAAGTCGCGGTTGTGGGGGTTGGGAATTGTGTAAGTTCTCTTTTGCAGGGAATAGAATATTATCGTCAAAAAAGTGCTGAAGAGGCCATCGGCTTGATGCACTGGGATATTGGTGGTTATACCCCCGATAGTATCGAAGTTGTAGCCGCTTTTGACATCGATAAGCGTAAGGTAGGGCTTGATATAAATGATGCGATCTTTGCCAAACCCAACTGCACTACGGTGTTTTGCCCTGATATGCCCAAAACCGGCGTGAAGGTGCAAATGGGCGCTGTGCTTGATGGCTATTCGCAACATATGAAAAATTATGATGAAAATGATACTTTTGTGCTTAGCGATTCTCCTCAGAAAGATTGTGATGCAGTAGTTAAAAGCCTTAAAGATTCCGGTGCTGAAATAATGCTTAACTATTTGCCCGTGGGATCTGAAGAGGCTACCAGATTTTATGCCCAGTGTGCACTGGATGCAAAAGTTGCTTTTGTAAATAACATTCCCGTGTTTATAGCCAGTGATCCTGTTTGGGCTAAAAAGTTTGAACAGCACAACCTCCCCTTAATTGGTGATGATATTAAAGCCCAGCTTGGTGCAACTATTACCCACCGCACACTTACAGATTTGTTCAAAAAACGTGGTGTAAAGCTAGAACGAACCTATCAACTCAATACTGGTGGGAACACCGATTTTTTGAATATGCTTAACAAAAATCGGTTAAAATCAAAGAAAAAATCTAAAACTGAAGCGGTGCAGGCTGTTACCGCACAAAGGCTTGAAGATCGGGATATTCACGTAGGGCCATCAGACTATGTTCCATGGCAAAACGACCAGAAAATCTGTTTTATCCGTATGGAGGGAAAGCTTTTTGGTGATGTTCCCATGAACATGGAACTACGACTCTCAGTAGAGGATTCACCTAATTCTGCAGGGGTTGCCATAGATTCTATCCGTTGCTGTAAATTGGCTCTGAATGCCGGACTGGGTGGAGTTCTGTATCCCCCTTCTTCCTACTTTTGCAAACATCCACCACGTCAGTGTACCGATGAAGAAGCTCACAGAAGGGTTGAAGAGTTTATAAAAGAATACAGTGTCCAGCCGGTGGAATCAATTAAAGCGTGA
- a CDS encoding two-component regulator propeller domain-containing protein, protein MLKRLIPVLALSAIFSVQGDEVVADSISYETPVEWQIFSAPLPVNTFALQGQTLWYATDEEVVAQPLRQQRVQNYTQLGSVTGVGVTSIVTDASGNVWFGSPEGVAVRRGNSFSSYTEEDGLPGNNVLSVAAAPNGGVWVGTESGAALYSNGSWQAFTTEDGLAGDKVQALVVDSKGTVWFGTNRGISEYNGTSWTTHDMRSGLSWNDTKALGYDERRGVVWAAVGERDVNSFDGNEWRVFMGIEPDITSIMVDTSGRVWFGTRTGLLRFNGEIWVDDIARLGPPVAQVFGMHMDQSGNLWFAMESGVLRYSNPYR, encoded by the coding sequence ATGTTGAAGCGTTTAATTCCGGTCCTTGCCTTGAGTGCTATTTTTTCTGTTCAGGGCGATGAGGTAGTAGCTGACTCAATATCCTATGAAACACCAGTTGAATGGCAGATTTTTTCAGCCCCACTCCCCGTAAATACATTCGCTCTTCAGGGGCAGACCCTATGGTATGCTACTGATGAAGAAGTTGTTGCACAACCGTTGAGACAACAGCGGGTTCAAAATTATACCCAATTAGGTTCGGTTACAGGGGTTGGGGTGACCTCAATTGTGACTGATGCTTCCGGGAATGTTTGGTTTGGGAGCCCCGAAGGAGTAGCTGTAAGAAGAGGTAACTCGTTTAGCTCATACACAGAAGAAGACGGGCTTCCTGGAAACAATGTACTATCGGTGGCTGCTGCCCCTAATGGCGGGGTCTGGGTCGGTACAGAATCCGGGGCTGCACTATATAGTAATGGTAGCTGGCAAGCTTTTACCACTGAGGACGGACTTGCAGGTGATAAAGTTCAGGCACTGGTGGTGGACAGCAAAGGCACTGTATGGTTTGGTACTAACAGAGGAATTTCTGAGTACAATGGTACTTCCTGGACAACTCATGATATGAGAAGTGGTCTAAGCTGGAATGACACAAAGGCGCTGGGGTATGATGAGCGCAGAGGCGTTGTTTGGGCAGCCGTTGGTGAACGAGATGTGAATAGCTTTGATGGCAATGAATGGCGTGTCTTTATGGGAATAGAACCAGATATCACTTCTATTATGGTAGATACCAGTGGTAGAGTATGGTTTGGGACCAGGACTGGCTTGTTGCGTTTTAATGGGGAGATTTGGGTTGATGATATTGCTCGTTTAGGTCCCCCGGTTGCACAGGTGTTTGGCATGCACATGGATCAGAGCGGCAATCTTTGGTTTGCTATGGAATCTGGTGTCCTGCGTTATTCAAACCCTTATCGGTAA
- a CDS encoding thioredoxin family protein — protein sequence MKTRVDSMYLKSLFVTTLLLLLNVSFYATGEQIEVSISPDRAHYSSLDTAIVSVKVSIPPNHYLYANPLGPGIGRPLEFSVSQSEGIHWVEVKSDKPEKFHPPVGDWVWAYENTAFFFLKGVIEPDFLGMIEGSVTIDALICDKACVPVKGTAKFNFGVKQHSSPERFSNTPSSISRYKEAVTMDFKTADQQAAIQPSPGQTQLSLSLEGLDAFVENDAVETETAPPHEWSYTPVENRRDFNLIIALLFSFLAGIALNITPCVFPLLGMKALSLSQGASENRKETIKRSISFSAGIIFVFLLLASLASFAGFSWGEQFQNPKIVAVIIAFVFLFALGMFDLYTILLPPSITNLGQGGGKSSDFFKGMMATVLATPCGGPFLGAVLAWALLQPTLLIFLIFLTIGVGMALPYILLSSIKSLVKILPKPGRWMQDFKHLMGFFLLGFAIYLMTTLPSEMIISVVILCTVLAFSVLIYRRFAPFSASASRKAKTAAFSLLIIILGINISFKSMGVSDTPDTPQPYTTVSLDELIGEQWVDFTPSRLIEAHESNKNVIVNFTADWCMNCRLNKIMVFETEEVKQLFREKNVVLLSADITRSNPRAEELLHHLGSRSIPFLAVFPASSPQEPIILRDIINKDNFLEILNDL from the coding sequence ATGAAAACGAGAGTAGATTCGATGTATCTTAAATCACTGTTTGTTACCACACTGCTTTTGCTTCTAAATGTCTCCTTTTACGCTACGGGGGAGCAAATAGAAGTATCGATATCCCCGGACAGAGCTCACTACAGTAGCTTAGATACCGCTATTGTTTCAGTTAAAGTCTCTATCCCACCAAATCACTATCTATATGCAAATCCCTTAGGTCCTGGAATCGGCAGACCTCTGGAATTTTCTGTTAGTCAAAGTGAAGGAATACACTGGGTCGAAGTAAAAAGTGATAAGCCGGAAAAGTTTCATCCACCCGTTGGAGATTGGGTCTGGGCATACGAAAACACTGCATTCTTTTTTCTAAAAGGAGTTATAGAGCCCGATTTTCTGGGAATGATTGAAGGTTCAGTTACCATAGATGCCCTTATTTGCGATAAGGCCTGTGTCCCGGTAAAAGGTACCGCCAAGTTTAATTTTGGTGTTAAACAGCACAGTAGCCCTGAGCGGTTTTCAAATACCCCTTCAAGTATCTCCCGATATAAAGAAGCTGTTACGATGGATTTTAAAACAGCGGACCAACAAGCAGCTATTCAACCATCACCAGGTCAGACACAACTATCTCTTTCTCTTGAAGGATTAGATGCTTTTGTCGAAAATGATGCTGTTGAAACAGAAACAGCCCCCCCTCATGAATGGTCATACACTCCAGTTGAAAACAGAAGAGATTTTAATCTTATCATCGCACTGTTATTCTCTTTTCTTGCGGGGATAGCGCTGAATATAACCCCGTGTGTATTTCCTCTTCTCGGTATGAAAGCGCTCTCGCTATCACAGGGTGCAAGTGAAAATCGCAAAGAAACCATAAAGCGAAGCATATCATTTTCAGCTGGAATTATTTTCGTCTTTTTGTTACTTGCCTCACTTGCTTCTTTTGCCGGCTTTTCCTGGGGAGAGCAATTTCAGAATCCAAAGATAGTTGCCGTTATTATAGCTTTTGTTTTTCTTTTTGCGCTGGGTATGTTTGACCTTTACACGATTTTACTGCCTCCTTCGATAACCAATTTAGGGCAGGGTGGCGGCAAAAGTAGTGATTTTTTTAAGGGTATGATGGCCACTGTGCTTGCCACCCCATGCGGTGGTCCTTTTCTTGGAGCTGTTCTGGCGTGGGCACTGCTTCAACCAACACTGCTTATATTCTTAATTTTTCTTACAATAGGTGTAGGAATGGCTCTTCCCTACATACTTCTTTCTTCTATTAAGTCTTTGGTAAAAATATTACCAAAGCCCGGAAGATGGATGCAGGATTTTAAACATCTTATGGGCTTTTTCCTGCTTGGCTTTGCCATTTACCTTATGACAACCTTACCTTCTGAAATGATTATAAGCGTTGTTATTTTATGCACTGTACTTGCGTTTTCGGTACTTATATACAGGAGATTTGCTCCATTTAGTGCAAGCGCAAGCAGAAAGGCTAAAACGGCAGCTTTCAGTTTACTTATAATTATACTCGGAATCAATATTTCATTTAAATCGATGGGTGTATCCGACACCCCAGATACCCCCCAACCCTATACCACTGTATCATTGGATGAATTGATTGGTGAGCAATGGGTAGATTTCACACCATCAAGGTTAATTGAAGCCCATGAGTCTAACAAAAACGTAATAGTTAATTTTACGGCAGACTGGTGTATGAACTGCAGACTCAATAAAATAATGGTATTTGAAACAGAGGAGGTAAAACAGCTTTTCAGGGAAAAGAATGTGGTACTTTTAAGTGCGGATATTACAAGATCAAACCCACGTGCTGAAGAACTTTTGCACCATCTTGGTTCAAGAAGCATACCCTTTCTTGCGGTTTTTCCAGCCAGTTCACCTCAGGAACCCATAATTTTACGAGACATAATAAATAAAGACAATTTCTTAGAAATTCTTAATGATCTTTAA